One genomic window of Cupriavidus oxalaticus includes the following:
- a CDS encoding YaiO family outer membrane beta-barrel protein has protein sequence MAKPPDTRIHGAQALPLMGMLALLATTDVRAQAEATPPRTFVPLLTGFIEGGLGHANLTGDNASWNDQYLRGGVNLTPKDYVTGEISHQSHFGDQGTFFGLGYTRTFNEDWYGFLSAGTSAGGFFLPEVRVDGLIFRKLLEKKNLVVNAGFTYYRAKEVYTDKTLLLGLIYYFDAPWIIQLNARLNRSDPGNVRSNRGIVAVTYGRDKDQFITLKYDGGSEAYQLTGEQALLSDFNSHEVSLTWRKWFTKRYGINLRAIYYDNPSYTRKQAEIGVFAEF, from the coding sequence ATGGCGAAACCCCCGGATACAAGAATTCACGGCGCCCAAGCCCTGCCCTTGATGGGCATGCTCGCACTGCTTGCCACCACCGATGTTCGCGCGCAGGCTGAAGCCACCCCTCCCCGGACCTTCGTGCCCTTGCTCACGGGTTTCATCGAAGGTGGTCTTGGGCACGCCAACCTCACTGGCGACAATGCCAGCTGGAACGACCAGTACCTGCGAGGCGGAGTCAACCTGACCCCGAAGGATTACGTGACTGGCGAAATCAGCCACCAGAGCCACTTTGGCGACCAGGGTACATTCTTCGGTCTGGGCTATACCCGCACCTTCAACGAGGACTGGTACGGCTTCCTGAGCGCCGGCACCAGCGCGGGCGGCTTCTTCCTGCCCGAGGTTCGGGTCGATGGCCTTATCTTCCGCAAGCTGCTCGAGAAGAAGAACCTGGTGGTCAACGCCGGTTTTACCTACTACCGCGCCAAGGAAGTCTATACCGACAAGACCTTGCTGCTCGGCCTGATCTACTATTTTGACGCGCCGTGGATCATCCAGCTTAACGCACGGCTCAATCGCAGCGATCCTGGCAATGTCCGCTCGAATCGCGGCATCGTCGCGGTAACTTACGGACGCGACAAGGACCAGTTCATCACCCTGAAATACGACGGCGGTAGTGAAGCCTACCAGCTCACCGGCGAGCAGGCCCTGCTGAGTGACTTCAACAGTCATGAAGTGTCGCTGACGTGGCGCAAATGGTTCACCAAGCGCTACGGCATCAACCTTCGAGCCATTTACTACGACAACCCGTCCTACACGCGCAAGCAAGCGGAAATCGGTGTCTTCGCGGAGTTCTAG
- a CDS encoding glycosyltransferase, protein MTSPDTLEERAGTAPALRPPALTKPTSIEPPPERADVQAIVPPLTAMLLLIVGLVIFYAVRHYMFTLNRLFGRQRHPYLDIDVAHWPSLTVLVAAHNEEAVIAGSLLCLLHADYPADRLTIMPVNDRSSDCTREIIDDLVKQYPGRITPFHRADGKPGKAAALKDASDAVASDIIVVFDADYLPPVSMLKQLVAPFFDPEVGATMGRVVPLNLGSNLLTRLLDLERSGGYQVDQQARMNLSLVPQYGGTVGGVRMRALRSVGGWHDDVLAEDTDLTYRLLLANWKTVYQNWSECYEEVPETWPVRVRQIMRWTKGHNQALYRHGWKMAVCRNHGLFEKIDGVALLGIYMMAPLMLFGWLLAILLYYAGGLPLFGEAVILFALMSYGTLGNFAAFFEIAAAVYLDGSRERIRLLPMNYFGFLVSMLTVSRAILGQLAFDYVLRRELRWDKTTRYRPRS, encoded by the coding sequence ATGACGTCGCCCGACACGTTGGAAGAGCGCGCCGGTACGGCGCCGGCACTGCGCCCGCCGGCCCTGACCAAGCCAACGTCGATCGAGCCGCCGCCGGAACGCGCGGACGTGCAGGCCATCGTGCCGCCGCTGACGGCCATGCTCCTGCTGATCGTCGGCCTGGTGATCTTCTATGCCGTGCGCCACTACATGTTCACGCTAAACCGCTTGTTCGGCAGGCAACGCCATCCTTACCTGGACATCGACGTCGCGCACTGGCCCAGCCTCACCGTGCTGGTCGCCGCGCATAACGAAGAGGCAGTGATCGCCGGCTCGCTGCTATGCCTCTTGCACGCGGACTATCCGGCCGACCGGCTTACCATCATGCCCGTCAACGACCGATCCAGCGACTGTACGCGCGAAATCATCGATGACCTCGTGAAGCAGTACCCGGGACGCATCACACCGTTTCACCGTGCCGACGGCAAGCCCGGCAAGGCAGCCGCGCTCAAGGATGCCAGCGACGCCGTGGCCAGCGACATCATCGTCGTGTTCGACGCCGACTACCTTCCGCCGGTAAGCATGCTCAAGCAACTGGTGGCGCCGTTCTTCGACCCCGAAGTCGGCGCGACCATGGGCCGCGTCGTACCGTTGAACCTCGGTAGCAACCTGCTGACGCGGCTGCTCGATCTGGAGCGCTCCGGCGGCTATCAGGTCGACCAGCAGGCCCGCATGAACCTGAGCCTCGTCCCCCAGTATGGTGGCACCGTCGGCGGCGTCAGGATGCGGGCGTTACGCAGCGTCGGCGGCTGGCACGACGATGTACTGGCCGAAGACACCGACCTGACTTACCGGCTGCTGCTGGCCAACTGGAAGACTGTCTACCAGAACTGGTCGGAGTGCTATGAAGAAGTGCCCGAGACCTGGCCAGTGCGGGTGCGCCAGATCATGCGCTGGACCAAGGGCCACAACCAGGCGCTCTATCGGCACGGCTGGAAGATGGCCGTCTGCCGCAACCACGGTTTGTTCGAGAAGATCGACGGTGTGGCGCTGCTTGGCATCTACATGATGGCGCCGCTGATGTTGTTCGGCTGGCTGCTGGCCATCCTGCTGTACTACGCTGGTGGCCTGCCGCTGTTCGGTGAAGCGGTAATCCTGTTTGCGTTGATGTCGTACGGGACGCTGGGCAACTTTGCCGCCTTCTTCGAAATCGCCGCCGCCGTGTATCTGGACGGCAGCCGCGAGCGCATCCGCCTGCTGCCGATGAACTACTTCGGCTTCCTCGTCAGCATGCTGACCGTGTCGCGCGCCATTCTTGGTCAGCTCGCCTTCGACTATGTGCTCCGCCGCGAGTTGCGGTGGGACAAGACCACGCGTTATCGCCCAAGGAGCTGA
- a CDS encoding helix-turn-helix domain-containing protein has protein sequence MQYPIHTLTQLRPILQGFRKSRGLTQARMAAYLGVRQQTYAELEANPAAASVERLFKALRVLGVEMVLSPAPDTQVSQVPQVQPEPVQETSPASLPASKAARKATTEQPKKPAGGKASRAARKSTRPQREDW, from the coding sequence ATGCAATATCCCATCCATACCCTCACCCAGCTGCGGCCGATCCTGCAGGGCTTCAGGAAGTCCAGGGGCCTGACGCAGGCCAGGATGGCGGCTTACCTGGGCGTCCGGCAGCAGACCTACGCCGAGCTGGAAGCCAACCCCGCCGCGGCCAGCGTCGAGCGGCTGTTCAAGGCACTGCGCGTGCTCGGCGTGGAGATGGTGCTGTCCCCTGCCCCGGATACCCAGGTGTCCCAGGTGCCCCAGGTGCAGCCGGAACCTGTGCAAGAGACAAGTCCCGCCTCCCTGCCGGCAAGCAAGGCTGCCCGCAAGGCAACAACGGAACAGCCGAAAAAGCCCGCTGGCGGCAAGGCAAGCCGCGCCGCCCGCAAGAGCACCAGGCCACAGCGGGAGGATTGGTAG
- the wecB gene encoding non-hydrolyzing UDP-N-acetylglucosamine 2-epimerase, whose translation MPMKVLAVFGTRPEAIKMAPLIHRLRESSHFELRVCVTGQHRLMLDQVLRLFEIVPDYDLNVISHGQSLSDITTRVLSGVHMVLDRFLPEALLVHGDTTTTLAATLAAFYRNVAIGHVEAGLRTGNLSAPWPEEMNRRVTDVMASWHFAPTQQAQEALLREGVDPARISLTGNTGIDALLQVKARLDADAEMRGRLASRYPFLDETRRMVLVTGHRRENFGTPFERLFSALRMLADRNPDIQIVYPVHLNPRVQGPVQAILSGHPSIHLIDPQDYLPFVFLMSRAYLIVTDSGGIQEEAPALGKPVLVTRETTERPEAVAAGTARLVGTDPARIIAAAEHLLNDPTEYACMARAHNPFGDGRASERIVGALQAASPEPYRQGGDEAVNVNVATQ comes from the coding sequence GCCATCAAGATGGCGCCGTTGATTCACCGGCTTCGGGAATCCAGCCATTTCGAGTTGCGGGTCTGCGTCACGGGCCAGCACCGTCTGATGCTGGACCAGGTACTTCGCCTCTTCGAAATCGTGCCGGACTATGACCTCAACGTCATCAGCCACGGGCAAAGCCTGTCCGACATCACGACACGCGTACTGTCAGGCGTGCACATGGTCCTGGACCGTTTCCTGCCTGAGGCCCTGCTTGTCCACGGCGACACCACCACCACGCTGGCCGCCACGCTTGCAGCCTTCTATCGAAACGTCGCGATCGGCCACGTCGAAGCGGGACTGCGCACTGGCAATCTCAGCGCTCCTTGGCCGGAAGAAATGAATCGGCGCGTGACCGACGTGATGGCGTCCTGGCATTTCGCGCCGACGCAACAGGCGCAGGAAGCCTTGCTGCGCGAAGGCGTCGACCCGGCGCGCATCAGCCTGACCGGCAACACCGGCATCGACGCGCTGCTGCAGGTCAAGGCCAGGTTGGACGCCGATGCCGAAATGCGCGGCCGGCTGGCGAGCCGGTACCCATTCCTGGATGAGACGCGCCGAATGGTGCTGGTGACCGGACACCGGCGCGAAAACTTCGGTACACCATTCGAGCGGCTGTTCAGCGCGCTGCGCATGCTGGCGGACCGCAATCCGGATATCCAGATCGTCTATCCGGTGCATCTGAACCCGCGCGTGCAGGGTCCGGTGCAGGCGATCCTGAGCGGGCACCCCAGCATCCACCTGATCGATCCGCAGGACTACCTGCCCTTTGTGTTCCTGATGTCGCGCGCCTATCTGATCGTCACCGACTCCGGCGGCATCCAGGAAGAGGCGCCGGCCTTGGGCAAGCCGGTGCTGGTAACGCGGGAAACCACCGAGCGGCCGGAAGCCGTGGCCGCCGGTACCGCTCGGCTGGTCGGTACCGACCCTGCTCGCATCATCGCGGCCGCGGAGCACTTGCTGAACGACCCGACGGAGTACGCCTGCATGGCGCGCGCGCACAACCCGTTCGGCGACGGCCGCGCCAGCGAACGCATCGTCGGTGCGCTGCAGGCGGCGTCACCTGAGCCGTACCGGCAAGGTGGTGATGAAGCGGTCAACGTCAACGTCGCCACCCAGTAG
- a CDS encoding type II toxin-antitoxin system HipA family toxin translates to MARGTQARRLDLWMNGLPVGHWETTPAGDRLAYREDWIADPQGRPLSLSLPFTPGNQPHRGPVVANYFDNLLPDSDAIRRRIAARYRTGGTDAFALLAKLGRDCAGALQMLPPQEAPTALKRVQGRPLSETEIATLLHEATAEPVLGLREPIDDLRLSIAGAQEKTALLRWGGHWLLPQGSTPTTHIFKLPMGLVGNMRADMRTSVENEWLCARIVAAFGLPVAACEIARFGDVKALVVERFDRKPSADGSWLLRLPQEDMCQATGTSALQKYESDGGPGIQQIADILSGSRSALSDRRNFFLAQIVFWLLAATDGHGKNFSISHLPGSRYEATPLYDILSAHPIIGRGKNQVAPQRARLAMALHGKNSHYAIQEIQRRHWFAQGQRIGFSPDDVGSMLDEVVSQTGRAIDAAASALPPEFPLDLADAIFDGMRRQQRRLAA, encoded by the coding sequence ATGGCGCGCGGCACGCAGGCGAGGCGTCTCGATCTGTGGATGAACGGGTTGCCGGTGGGTCACTGGGAAACCACGCCCGCCGGCGACCGGCTGGCCTATCGCGAGGACTGGATTGCCGACCCGCAAGGCCGGCCGCTGTCCCTGTCATTACCCTTTACGCCGGGCAACCAGCCCCACCGCGGGCCCGTCGTCGCCAACTATTTCGACAACCTGCTGCCCGACAGCGATGCCATCAGGCGGCGCATCGCGGCCCGGTACCGGACCGGCGGGACCGACGCCTTCGCGCTGCTGGCCAAGCTCGGCCGCGACTGTGCCGGCGCCCTCCAGATGCTGCCGCCGCAGGAGGCACCGACGGCGTTGAAGCGCGTCCAGGGCCGCCCGCTGTCGGAGACCGAGATCGCCACCCTGCTGCATGAGGCCACGGCCGAGCCCGTGCTCGGGCTGCGCGAGCCCATCGATGACCTGCGCCTGTCCATCGCCGGCGCGCAGGAGAAGACCGCGCTGCTGCGCTGGGGCGGGCACTGGCTGTTGCCGCAAGGCAGTACGCCTACCACGCATATCTTCAAGCTGCCGATGGGACTGGTGGGCAATATGCGCGCCGACATGCGGACCTCGGTGGAAAACGAATGGCTCTGCGCCAGGATCGTCGCCGCCTTTGGCCTGCCGGTCGCTGCCTGCGAGATCGCGCGCTTCGGGGATGTCAAGGCACTGGTGGTCGAACGCTTCGACCGCAAGCCTTCGGCCGACGGTTCCTGGCTGCTGCGCCTGCCGCAGGAAGACATGTGCCAGGCCACCGGGACGTCGGCATTGCAGAAGTACGAGTCGGACGGCGGGCCCGGCATCCAGCAGATCGCCGACATCCTCTCCGGCTCGCGCTCGGCGCTGTCCGATCGCCGCAACTTCTTCCTCGCGCAGATCGTGTTCTGGCTGCTTGCCGCCACTGATGGCCATGGCAAGAACTTCAGCATCAGCCATCTGCCGGGCAGCCGCTATGAAGCAACGCCGCTGTACGACATCCTGTCGGCGCATCCGATCATCGGCAGGGGCAAGAACCAGGTGGCGCCGCAACGGGCCCGGCTGGCGATGGCGTTGCACGGCAAGAATTCGCACTACGCCATCCAGGAGATCCAGCGGCGACACTGGTTTGCCCAGGGACAGCGCATCGGCTTCTCGCCCGACGACGTCGGGTCGATGCTCGACGAGGTCGTGTCGCAGACCGGCCGGGCCATCGACGCCGCCGCTTCCGCGCTGCCGCCGGAATTCCCCCTGGACCTGGCCGATGCGATCTTCGACGGCATGCGCCGGCAGCAGCGGCGCCTTGCTGCCTGA
- a CDS encoding isocitrate lyase: protein MAQYQDDIKAVAALKENHGSAWNAINPEYAARMRAQNKFKTGLDIAKYTAKIMRADMAAYDADSSKYTQSLGCWHGFIGQQKMISIKKHFNSTERRYLYLSGWMVAALRSEFGPLPDQSMHEKTSVSALIRELYTFLRQADARELGGLFRELDAAQGAAKAAIQAKIDNHVTHVVPIIADIDAGFGNAEATYLLAKQFIEAGACCIQIENQVSDEKQCGHQDGKVTVPHEDFLAKIRAIRYAFLELGVDDGIIVARTDSLGAGLTKQIAVTHTPGDLGDQYNSFLDCDELSADQLGNGDVIIKRDGKLLRPKRLPSNLFQFRAGTGEARCVLDCVTALQNGADLLWIETEKPHIAQIGGMVSEIRKVIPNAKLVYNNSPSFNWTLNFRQQAYDAMKAAGKDVSAYDRSQLMSVEYDDSELAKLADEKIRTFQADASREAGIFHHLITLPTYHTAALSTDNLAKEYFGDQGMLGYVAGVQRKEIRQGIACVKHQNMSGSDIGDDHKEYFSGEAALKAAGKDNTMNQF from the coding sequence ATGGCCCAGTATCAAGACGACATCAAGGCAGTTGCTGCTTTGAAAGAGAACCACGGCAGCGCGTGGAATGCCATCAATCCCGAGTATGCCGCCCGCATGCGTGCCCAGAACAAGTTCAAGACGGGCCTGGACATCGCCAAGTACACCGCCAAGATCATGCGCGCCGACATGGCCGCCTACGATGCTGACTCGTCCAAGTACACCCAGTCGCTGGGCTGCTGGCACGGCTTCATCGGCCAGCAGAAGATGATCTCCATCAAGAAGCACTTCAACAGCACCGAGCGCCGCTACCTGTACCTGTCCGGCTGGATGGTGGCCGCGCTGCGCTCCGAGTTCGGCCCGCTGCCGGACCAGTCGATGCACGAAAAAACCTCCGTCAGCGCGCTGATCCGCGAGCTGTACACCTTCCTGCGCCAGGCCGACGCGCGTGAACTGGGCGGCCTGTTCCGCGAGCTGGATGCTGCCCAAGGCGCTGCCAAGGCCGCCATCCAGGCGAAAATCGACAATCACGTCACCCACGTCGTGCCCATCATCGCCGACATCGACGCGGGTTTCGGCAACGCCGAAGCCACTTACCTGCTGGCCAAGCAGTTCATCGAAGCGGGTGCATGCTGCATCCAGATCGAGAACCAGGTGTCCGACGAGAAGCAATGCGGCCACCAGGATGGCAAAGTCACCGTGCCGCACGAAGACTTCCTGGCCAAGATCCGCGCCATCCGCTACGCCTTCCTGGAACTGGGCGTGGACGACGGCATCATCGTGGCCCGTACCGACTCGCTGGGTGCCGGCCTGACCAAGCAGATCGCCGTGACCCACACGCCGGGCGACCTGGGCGACCAATACAACTCCTTCCTCGATTGCGACGAACTGTCGGCCGACCAACTGGGCAACGGTGATGTCATCATCAAGCGCGACGGCAAGCTGCTGCGCCCCAAGCGCCTGCCGAGCAACCTGTTCCAGTTCCGCGCCGGCACGGGCGAAGCGCGCTGCGTGCTGGATTGCGTCACCGCCCTGCAGAACGGCGCCGACCTGCTGTGGATCGAAACCGAAAAGCCGCATATCGCCCAGATCGGCGGCATGGTCAGCGAGATTCGCAAGGTCATCCCGAACGCCAAGCTGGTTTACAACAACAGCCCGTCGTTCAACTGGACCCTGAACTTCCGCCAGCAGGCGTATGACGCGATGAAGGCCGCGGGCAAGGATGTGTCGGCCTACGATCGCAGCCAGCTGATGAGCGTGGAATACGATGACAGCGAACTGGCGAAGCTCGCCGACGAAAAGATCCGCACCTTCCAGGCAGACGCGTCGCGCGAAGCCGGCATTTTCCACCACCTCATCACGCTGCCGACCTACCACACCGCCGCACTGTCGACCGACAACCTGGCCAAGGAATACTTCGGCGACCAGGGCATGCTGGGTTATGTGGCTGGCGTGCAGCGCAAGGAAATCCGTCAGGGCATCGCCTGCGTCAAGCACCAGAACATGTCCGGCTCGGACATCGGTGACGACCACAAGGAGTATTTCAGCGGCGAAGCGGCCCTGAAAGCGGCGGGTAAAGACAACACCATGAACCAGTTCTGA